The Mycolicibacterium fluoranthenivorans genomic interval CGGGGTTGCACCCGTCGGCGAGTGGGGAAAACGAGTCCGCCGAATTGCCGATGCTGGTCGCAATAGTGGGCTGCCCGTGCCCACGTTCCGACAGGTTGGGCAATGTAGTCGTGGCGGCGGATGAAGCCTACGTGGTCGACGTAGAAGGTCTGTTGTGGCGAATGGGTGTGGATGTGGGCAGGGAAGCTGGCCTGAAGACGACGCCACGGTGTTCCTGCTTCTAGCCAGTCACTGGCCTCGGTGACGGTGATGTCGTCGCGGGTGAGCAGTAGCGGTGTGCTCAGGTAGTTCCAGAAGGCGTATCCGGCGAAGTAGGCGGCGTCGAGCGCGTCCCAGTGCACGGTGCGGCGCACGGCGCCTATTCCCGTGAAGCCGTTGCGCGCGTTGGGCCGCGCAGCGATCAGTTCGCCGTCGTTGGTTTCGATTCGTACGTCACCGTGATCGAAAACGGCGCGTTGGTGGTCTCGCGGGAAGCGATGCAACACCGTGTGCTGCTCGGTCATGAGCAGTCGTGCTGTGAAGTTGGCCATTCGGTTTCCGGGGAAGCGGGTGCGCAGCAGACCGCCGAATCTCCCGTGGACGGTGAGAGCGGTGACCGCGCGCCAGCGTTCCAGGCCGCCGTGCGCGGCCTGAACCTCTTCGAGTAACCCGCTCATCTCGTCGGCGACCACGGATTCTTGACTAGATGAGTCTCGGTACGAAGACGTCCGCGGTCCGCAGAGCGAAACCTAGTGGTGCCGCGAGGGCGGCCACGAGCGCGCCTTTCGCGCGTCCGCGCCGCCGAGCGGTGACCCGCGGCGGCAGGGTCGCGAAAAGTGTCGCCAGTGCGGGTAACGGCCGAGCGAAGATGGTGAATTCGACGATCTTTCCCTGCTCGTTGACGCGCACCAGATTCATAGCATCGAGTTTCAGGCCGCGTACGTTCCCGCTGAAAGTGAACACTCCGGTATCGCCGCGCGTCAGAGGTTCGGTCGTGGACAGGTCTTTGATGACGGCGAAGATGTCGCGGTGCAGTGCGGTGACTTCAGTGCTGCCTTCGAAGCAGATGCGCGAGGTCAATGGGGTGTGAAAGATGACGTCGGGCGCCAGGATTTCTGCGAGAGCATCCCCGTCGGCGTTCTCCGCAGCGGTGCGCAGCGCGGTGATTGCGGGCAGCAAGCCCGATGCGGCTGGTTGGTCAGAATCGGTGATGGACA includes:
- a CDS encoding nuclear transport factor 2 family protein, whose amino-acid sequence is MSITDSDQPAASGLLPAITALRTAAENADGDALAEILAPDVIFHTPLTSRICFEGSTEVTALHRDIFAVIKDLSTTEPLTRGDTGVFTFSGNVRGLKLDAMNLVRVNEQGKIVEFTIFARPLPALATLFATLPPRVTARRRGRAKGALVAALAAPLGFALRTADVFVPRLI